Proteins found in one Desulfovibrio sp. genomic segment:
- a CDS encoding insulinase family protein — MNKHGFTLLTEQHLHEVDGTARLWRHEATGAQLLSINNSDENKCFGVNFRTPPADSTGVAHILEHSVLCGSDKYPVKEPFVELMKGSLQTFLNAFTFPDKTCYPIASCNLRDFYNLIDVYIDAVFHPRIDEDIFRQEGWHVEAETPDGPWSYKGVVYNEMKGVYSSPDSVLAEQSQQALFPDTLYSLDSGGNPENIPDLTYEAFYDFHSRYYHPSNARFFFWGDDPEDERLRLTAAALEGYTARPVNSDVPLQPRLETPRQIEVAYAASKGEKRALFTVNWLLGERGDVHQALLMEMLEHILEGLPGSPLRKALIASGLGEDTTGCGLETDLRQMYYSTGLKGVAPRDVQQAELLIFDTLAQLAEEGIPRSAVEAAVNSVEFAYRENNSGRFPRGLSAMVQSLTTWLYDGDPLAPLAWEAPLNALKARIEAGEPVFEQAIKDWFLNNEHRATVVLLPDTKLGKTREEAEKARVDAVQAAADAEARAKMVEETARLMEAQSAPDSPDALATIPALGIEDLPRENALLPRAVAELPETFLTHELPTQGIAYATLLLPLANVPDRLVPLLPLFARSLTETGTAKRDFTELGALMAAKTGGLGAETLVGLVRGSRKTFGYLGVSGKAVYDKLPDLFALTREILLEPLTDADVLRERLGQMLLEGKARLEHGLQSAGHAAVSARLRARFNGASAVAERTSGLSYLESVRALLERMDTEPQSVLSDLEELRARIIARPGAIVDCTAEAQGLALVETEARQLLRSLSPARAGASTDFGSAPLELPKGEAFIAPAQINYVGKAANIYDQGYVYHGSASVILRSLRMGYLWERVRVRGGAYGAFCNLDRLGGTLVCASYRDPNVDDTLAAFDGMAEYLRTFSPDKAQLTQAIVGAVGDLDSYLLPDAKGAQSLSRWLTDDTDAARALMREEILSTTGKHFREFAEVLAEVARNGSTCVLGGPKTEAAAKEHGWSSTKLV, encoded by the coding sequence ATGAACAAGCACGGATTCACTCTTCTTACAGAACAGCATCTGCACGAAGTGGACGGCACCGCCCGTTTGTGGCGGCACGAGGCCACCGGCGCGCAACTGCTTTCCATTAATAACTCTGACGAAAACAAGTGCTTTGGTGTCAACTTTCGCACGCCGCCAGCCGACTCCACAGGCGTTGCCCACATTCTGGAGCACTCCGTTCTTTGCGGCTCGGACAAATATCCCGTCAAGGAACCCTTTGTGGAGCTGATGAAGGGATCGCTGCAAACCTTCCTTAACGCCTTCACCTTTCCCGACAAGACCTGCTACCCCATCGCAAGCTGCAATCTGCGCGATTTTTACAATCTCATTGACGTCTACATAGACGCAGTGTTTCACCCGCGCATCGATGAAGATATCTTCCGGCAGGAAGGCTGGCACGTGGAGGCCGAAACGCCCGATGGCCCGTGGTCATACAAGGGCGTGGTCTACAACGAGATGAAGGGGGTTTACTCCTCGCCCGATTCCGTCCTCGCGGAGCAGAGCCAGCAGGCGCTCTTCCCCGATACGCTCTACAGCCTTGATTCCGGCGGCAATCCGGAAAACATCCCCGACCTCACCTACGAGGCCTTTTACGATTTTCACAGCCGCTACTACCACCCCAGCAACGCCCGCTTTTTCTTCTGGGGCGACGACCCGGAAGACGAGCGCCTGCGCCTGACGGCAGCAGCGCTTGAGGGCTACACGGCCCGACCGGTCAATTCCGACGTGCCTTTGCAGCCGCGTCTGGAAACCCCACGGCAGATCGAAGTAGCCTATGCCGCCTCCAAGGGCGAAAAGCGCGCGCTGTTCACGGTCAACTGGCTTTTGGGCGAGCGTGGGGACGTGCATCAGGCCCTGCTGATGGAAATGCTCGAGCATATCCTTGAAGGCCTGCCCGGCTCCCCCCTGCGCAAGGCGCTCATCGCCTCCGGCCTTGGTGAAGACACCACCGGCTGCGGGTTGGAGACTGACCTGCGCCAGATGTACTACTCTACCGGTCTCAAGGGCGTGGCCCCGCGCGATGTGCAGCAGGCCGAACTGCTTATTTTTGACACCCTGGCCCAACTGGCGGAAGAAGGCATCCCCCGCTCGGCAGTGGAAGCCGCCGTCAACAGCGTGGAATTCGCCTACCGTGAAAACAATTCCGGGCGCTTCCCCCGTGGGCTTTCGGCCATGGTGCAGTCGCTGACCACATGGCTGTATGATGGAGACCCCCTGGCCCCTCTGGCCTGGGAGGCTCCGCTCAACGCCCTCAAGGCCCGCATTGAGGCTGGCGAACCCGTATTTGAACAGGCCATCAAGGACTGGTTCCTTAACAACGAGCACCGTGCCACCGTGGTGCTGCTGCCCGACACCAAGCTGGGCAAAACCCGCGAAGAGGCGGAAAAGGCCCGCGTGGACGCCGTGCAGGCCGCCGCCGATGCCGAGGCCCGCGCCAAAATGGTGGAAGAAACCGCCCGCCTCATGGAAGCCCAGAGCGCGCCCGACAGCCCGGATGCCCTTGCGACCATCCCGGCCCTGGGGATTGAAGACCTGCCGCGTGAAAACGCCTTGCTCCCCCGCGCCGTGGCGGAACTGCCCGAAACATTCCTGACGCACGAATTGCCAACACAGGGTATTGCCTACGCAACCCTGCTGCTGCCCCTTGCCAATGTGCCGGACAGACTCGTGCCCCTGCTGCCGCTCTTTGCCCGTTCCCTCACCGAAACGGGCACCGCAAAGCGCGACTTTACGGAGCTTGGCGCGCTCATGGCCGCCAAGACGGGCGGCCTTGGCGCTGAAACGCTGGTGGGCCTTGTGCGCGGCAGCCGCAAGACTTTTGGCTACCTGGGCGTGTCGGGCAAGGCCGTGTACGACAAGCTGCCCGACCTCTTTGCCCTGACCCGCGAGATTCTGCTGGAACCCCTGACGGACGCCGACGTGTTGCGCGAACGCCTGGGCCAGATGCTGCTGGAAGGCAAGGCCCGGCTGGAGCACGGTTTGCAGTCCGCCGGGCATGCGGCGGTCAGCGCCCGCCTGCGGGCGCGCTTCAACGGCGCAAGCGCCGTTGCCGAACGCACCTCGGGTCTGAGCTATCTTGAGAGCGTGCGCGCCCTGCTGGAACGCATGGACACCGAACCGCAGTCAGTTTTGAGCGATCTTGAAGAACTGCGCGCGCGCATCATTGCCCGCCCCGGCGCGATCGTGGACTGCACCGCAGAGGCGCAGGGTCTCGCCCTGGTAGAAACGGAAGCCCGCCAGTTGTTGCGCTCGCTTTCGCCCGCGCGGGCAGGGGCGTCAACGGACTTTGGCAGCGCCCCCCTGGAACTGCCCAAGGGCGAAGCCTTCATTGCCCCGGCCCAGATCAACTATGTGGGCAAGGCCGCCAACATCTATGATCAGGGCTATGTATACCACGGCTCGGCCAGCGTTATCCTGCGCAGCCTGCGCATGGGCTACCTGTGGGAGCGCGTGCGCGTGCGCGGCGGCGCGTACGGCGCGTTCTGCAATCTTGACCGCCTTGGCGGCACCCTTGTGTGCGCCTCATACCGCGACCCCAACGTTGACGACACGTTGGCGGCCTTTGACGGCATGGCCGAATACCTGCGCACCTTCAGCCCGGACAAGGCCCAGCTCACCCAGGCCATAGTGGGCGCGGTGGGCGATCTGGACAGCTACCTGTTGCCCGACGCCAAGGGTGCGCAGTCCCTCTCGCGCTGGCTTACGGACGACACCGATGCCGCCCGCGCACTCATGCGCGAAGAAATCCTTTCCACCACCGGAAAGCACTTCCGCGAATTTGCCGAGGTGCTGGCCGAGGTTGCGCGCAACGGATCCACCTGCGTTCTGGGCGGGCCCAAGACCGAAGCCGCAGCCAAGGAACACGGCTGGAGCAGCACCAAGCTGGTGTAG
- the cbiR gene encoding cobamide remodeling phosphodiesterase CbiR, translating to MSQDSGDQTLQPDTTHLRPARFAGRLAAPSFVLPAGVAENARFLAGKVDEVGLCFFEAQSCLDYGPQDLPPDLATLPLRWHVHLPVDLPWPASKSAAHPARRAAQLAMSVLGKAAFLQPRYAVLHPPQGSPMVQRRLLAGFTHHWKNICNVPLLLENVAHSDIACLGNGFLQDHGLGLCLDVGHLLGYGQKNLLVSTLPEQATMTHWSAPGDGDRHLSLTAFTPGQAQTAAALMQRIPDSAVHLVEIFNWDRLVASLPVLEALAQPHSGA from the coding sequence ATGTCCCAAGATTCAGGCGACCAGACGCTCCAGCCAGACACAACGCATCTGCGGCCCGCACGCTTTGCAGGCCGCCTGGCCGCGCCCTCTTTTGTGTTGCCCGCCGGAGTGGCGGAAAACGCGCGCTTTCTGGCTGGCAAGGTGGACGAGGTGGGCCTGTGCTTTTTTGAAGCGCAGTCCTGTCTGGACTACGGCCCGCAGGATTTGCCGCCCGACCTGGCAACCCTGCCCCTGCGCTGGCATGTGCATCTGCCCGTTGACCTGCCCTGGCCCGCCAGCAAGAGCGCCGCGCATCCTGCCCGTAGGGCCGCGCAATTGGCAATGTCCGTACTTGGCAAGGCGGCCTTTCTTCAGCCGCGTTACGCCGTGCTGCACCCGCCCCAAGGTTCGCCCATGGTGCAACGCCGCCTGCTGGCAGGTTTTACGCACCACTGGAAAAACATCTGCAATGTCCCGCTGTTGCTGGAAAACGTTGCCCACAGTGATATTGCCTGTCTTGGAAATGGATTTCTTCAGGATCACGGACTGGGCCTGTGTCTGGACGTAGGGCACCTCCTGGGCTATGGTCAAAAAAACCTGTTGGTTTCGACCCTGCCAGAGCAGGCGACCATGACGCACTGGAGCGCCCCCGGCGACGGCGACCGGCATCTGTCCCTCACGGCTTTTACGCCTGGGCAGGCGCAGACCGCAGCCGCCCTCATGCAGCGTATCCCCGATTCAGCAGTGCATCTGGTCGAGATATTCAACTGGGATCGCCTGGTCGCATCCCTGCCGGTGCTGGAGGCGCTTGCGCAACCGCATTCCGGCGCATGA
- a CDS encoding DHH family phosphoesterase, translated as MAGATDHIALLQKWRAGLSKDDRWCILINADPDALASALALKRIMIHKVHNVDIARINEVTRPDNLAMIRYLNIPVRPWQPENADQYTHFAMVDSQPHHSKAFQGLHFDCIIDHHPLPRAASNITACSLAGPALLRDIRPNMGATSTMMARYLKALRMRPGPRLATALLYGIRTDTAAFERSGGEDDFRAYQWLSRHADNGLLRRILRSEYLREWLPLFSRAFRSLADCRGGGAFASLNEVNSADLLVAVADFFTRVHGLRWIAVSGVVDKTVIVIFRGDGGRDIGRLADACFHDVGEAGGHRNLARAEFPLSAVPEGVKPGDFVLKRLETRKLRRKATAPDAPSDPAERGAA; from the coding sequence ATGGCTGGCGCCACAGACCACATCGCCCTGCTGCAAAAATGGCGGGCAGGTCTCAGCAAGGACGACCGCTGGTGCATCCTCATCAATGCCGACCCCGATGCCCTGGCATCGGCGCTGGCGCTCAAGCGTATTATGATCCACAAGGTGCACAATGTGGACATTGCGCGTATCAATGAGGTGACCCGGCCCGACAATCTGGCCATGATCCGCTACCTGAACATCCCCGTGCGCCCCTGGCAGCCTGAAAATGCCGACCAGTACACCCACTTTGCCATGGTGGATTCCCAGCCCCACCACAGCAAGGCCTTTCAGGGCCTGCACTTTGACTGCATCATTGACCACCATCCCCTGCCCCGCGCCGCCAGCAACATTACGGCATGCTCACTGGCTGGCCCGGCTTTGTTGCGCGATATTCGCCCCAACATGGGCGCCACCAGCACCATGATGGCCCGCTATCTCAAGGCCCTGCGCATGCGCCCCGGCCCAAGGCTGGCCACTGCCCTGCTGTACGGCATACGCACAGACACGGCGGCTTTTGAGCGCTCCGGCGGCGAGGACGATTTTCGCGCCTATCAGTGGCTTTCGCGCCATGCGGACAACGGCCTGCTGCGCCGTATTCTGCGCAGCGAATATCTGCGGGAATGGCTGCCGCTATTTTCGCGCGCATTCCGTTCCCTTGCCGACTGCCGCGGCGGTGGGGCCTTTGCCTCGCTCAACGAGGTCAACAGCGCAGACCTCTTGGTGGCAGTGGCGGACTTTTTCACGCGGGTACACGGCCTGCGATGGATAGCCGTAAGCGGCGTGGTGGACAAGACCGTTATTGTGATCTTTCGCGGCGATGGCGGGCGGGATATTGGCCGCCTTGCGGACGCCTGCTTTCACGATGTGGGCGAGGCTGGCGGGCACCGCAATCTGGCTCGGGCCGAGTTTCCCCTGTCGGCAGTGCCGGAAGGAGTCAAGCCCGGCGATTTTGTGCTCAAACGGCTTGAAACGCGCAAGCTGCGGCGCAAAGCAACAGCTCCGGACGCCCCCTCTGACCCCGCAGAACGGGGCGCAGCCTGA
- a CDS encoding 2-amino-3,7-dideoxy-D-threo-hept-6-ulosonate synthase, protein MYLGKKIRLERIINRTNGRTIIVPMDHGVTIGAVEGLVDMRDTVNDMATGGADAVLMHKGLVRCGHRNAGSDIGLIIHLSASTALSPLGNTKTLVATVEEAIKHGADCVSVHVNLGDPNERLMLADLGRVAESCDNWGIPLLAMMYARGPQIQNGYAKDVVAHCARVGVELGADIVKVPYTGDAESFSEVVAACCVPVVIAGGERMDSTRQILQMVQDSLSAGGAGISVGRNVFQHPNRVALVKALRAIVHDNVSVDQAMEIVGE, encoded by the coding sequence ATGTACCTTGGAAAAAAAATCCGCCTGGAACGCATTATCAACCGCACAAATGGCCGTACCATCATTGTTCCCATGGACCATGGCGTGACCATAGGCGCTGTTGAAGGCCTAGTGGACATGCGCGACACCGTCAACGACATGGCAACTGGCGGCGCGGACGCAGTGCTCATGCACAAGGGCCTTGTACGTTGCGGGCACCGCAACGCGGGCAGCGACATCGGCCTTATCATCCACCTCTCCGCCTCCACCGCTCTTTCCCCCCTCGGCAACACCAAAACCCTCGTAGCCACAGTTGAAGAAGCCATCAAGCATGGCGCGGACTGCGTTTCGGTTCACGTCAATCTGGGTGACCCCAATGAACGCCTCATGCTGGCCGATCTGGGCCGCGTAGCTGAATCCTGCGACAACTGGGGCATTCCGCTGCTGGCCATGATGTACGCCCGCGGCCCGCAGATTCAGAACGGCTACGCCAAGGATGTGGTTGCCCATTGCGCCCGCGTGGGCGTTGAGCTGGGCGCGGACATCGTCAAGGTGCCCTATACCGGCGATGCGGAAAGCTTCTCTGAAGTAGTGGCCGCCTGCTGCGTGCCCGTGGTTATCGCCGGTGGCGAACGCATGGATTCCACCCGTCAGATCCTCCAGATGGTTCAGGATTCTTTGAGCGCTGGCGGAGCGGGTATTTCCGTGGGCCGCAATGTCTTCCAGCATCCCAACCGCGTTGCTCTGGTCAAGGCCCTGCGCGCCATTGTACACGACAACGTTTCCGTGGATCAGGCCATGGAAATTGTAGGAGAATAA
- a CDS encoding 3-dehydroquinate synthase II family protein — MSRIYFNCVPFDKGDVTLALESGVDGVIVPRKHVEEVSGLSRCPVWAAEDTAMMALNVKADEEAVLERLHKGERVVLARGWEVIPVENLLAQSDSVLAEAATLDEARLAAGILERGVAGIVVSREAVADLKTIVSQCKLSQGHEELLPAVITRVESVGLGHRVCADTLSILRKGQGMLVGNSSAFTFLVHAETERNEYVAARPFRVNAGAVHAYVRLPGDKTTYLGEFKAGQEVLIVDANGETSLATLGRVKIEVRPMLLVEAQVTTEDGVKTGAVFLQNAETIRLTTPGGEPVSVVSLKPGDTVLCRLDEAGRHFGMRIREDIREI; from the coding sequence ATGTCCCGCATCTATTTCAACTGCGTTCCCTTTGACAAGGGCGATGTGACCCTGGCGCTGGAGTCCGGCGTGGACGGCGTTATTGTGCCGCGCAAGCATGTGGAAGAGGTTTCCGGTCTTTCGCGCTGCCCTGTGTGGGCTGCCGAAGATACCGCCATGATGGCGCTCAACGTCAAGGCTGACGAAGAAGCCGTGCTCGAACGGCTGCATAAGGGCGAGCGTGTGGTTCTGGCTCGCGGCTGGGAGGTAATACCTGTGGAAAACCTTCTGGCCCAGAGCGACAGCGTTCTGGCTGAGGCCGCTACGCTGGACGAGGCCCGCCTTGCCGCAGGAATTTTGGAACGCGGTGTGGCGGGCATTGTTGTATCCAGAGAGGCCGTGGCCGATCTCAAGACCATTGTCAGCCAGTGCAAGCTTTCGCAGGGGCATGAAGAACTGCTGCCCGCCGTGATCACCCGCGTGGAATCCGTGGGCCTCGGGCATCGCGTCTGCGCCGACACTCTCTCCATCCTGCGTAAGGGCCAGGGTATGCTGGTGGGCAATTCCAGCGCCTTTACCTTCCTTGTGCACGCGGAAACCGAGCGCAACGAATATGTTGCAGCCCGTCCCTTCAGGGTCAATGCGGGGGCCGTGCATGCCTACGTGCGTCTGCCCGGCGACAAAACCACCTACCTTGGCGAGTTCAAGGCGGGGCAGGAAGTGCTGATCGTGGACGCCAACGGCGAAACAAGCCTTGCCACCCTTGGCAGGGTCAAGATTGAAGTGCGCCCCATGCTGCTGGTTGAAGCCCAGGTCACCACCGAAGACGGCGTTAAAACCGGCGCGGTATTTTTGCAGAATGCCGAAACCATCCGCCTGACCACCCCCGGCGGCGAACCGGTGAGCGTGGTGAGCCTGAAACCCGGCGATACCGTACTGTGCCGCCTGGACGAAGCCGGTCGCCATTTTGGCATGCGCATCCGCGAAGACATCCGGGAGATATAA
- the pheA gene encoding prephenate dehydratase — MDDSNSHWPKGHPVAAAGRQAASPDEAGARLAAIRHEIDAVDQDLLTLFNQRAALSLEVGRIKADVPGIIFKPLREKEVLDSLATRNPGPLPEDHLRAIWREIFSSSRSLQRPQNVAYLGPEGTFSYFAGVEYLGHAAQFRPCNDITQVFQEVASGQCELGVVPLENSLQGTVGVSFDLFLKYDVHIQAELFSRISHCLLSNAPSLAAVRTVYSHPQPLAQCGAWLRAHLPGAGLVPVESTAAAAQYAAGKEDAAAIGHGKLADLMGIAVLARRIEDEPGNWTRFVIIGPGDARSGSRTGGPQPGHTGADKTSLLFTTADKAGALSSVLDLLASNGINMRKLESRPLRGQRWKYVFFADVESDLEDPRYAPLLEKLHEVCTSFRILGSYPTGPQLDRLDLHSETPEQPAS, encoded by the coding sequence ATGGACGACAGCAACAGCCACTGGCCCAAGGGCCACCCCGTAGCCGCAGCAGGCCGTCAGGCAGCCTCTCCTGATGAGGCGGGCGCGCGCCTTGCCGCCATCCGGCACGAGATTGACGCCGTGGACCAGGATCTGCTCACGCTCTTTAACCAGCGGGCGGCCCTGAGCCTTGAAGTGGGACGCATCAAGGCCGATGTGCCGGGCATTATCTTCAAGCCTCTGCGGGAAAAGGAAGTGCTGGACAGTCTGGCAACGCGCAACCCCGGCCCCCTGCCGGAGGATCATCTGCGGGCAATCTGGCGCGAAATATTTTCTTCTTCCCGCTCCTTGCAGCGGCCCCAGAATGTGGCCTATCTCGGCCCGGAAGGCACGTTTTCCTACTTTGCGGGCGTGGAGTACCTAGGGCATGCCGCCCAGTTCCGCCCCTGCAACGATATTACGCAGGTCTTTCAGGAAGTGGCTTCCGGTCAGTGCGAGCTCGGCGTGGTGCCGCTGGAAAATTCCCTTCAGGGAACCGTGGGCGTGAGCTTTGACCTGTTCCTCAAGTACGATGTGCATATTCAGGCCGAACTGTTCTCGCGCATTTCGCACTGCCTGCTGAGCAACGCGCCTTCGCTGGCAGCCGTGCGCACCGTGTATTCCCATCCACAGCCCCTGGCCCAGTGCGGAGCGTGGCTTCGCGCCCATCTGCCCGGTGCTGGCCTTGTGCCGGTGGAGTCCACCGCTGCCGCCGCCCAGTACGCCGCTGGCAAGGAAGACGCGGCCGCCATTGGTCACGGCAAGCTGGCCGACCTCATGGGTATTGCCGTTCTGGCCCGCCGCATTGAGGACGAGCCCGGCAACTGGACGCGCTTTGTGATCATCGGCCCCGGCGATGCGCGCTCGGGCAGCCGCACGGGCGGCCCCCAGCCCGGCCATACCGGCGCGGACAAAACTTCGCTGCTGTTCACCACGGCAGACAAGGCGGGCGCGCTCTCAAGCGTGCTTGACCTGCTGGCAAGCAACGGTATCAACATGCGCAAGCTGGAATCGCGCCCCCTGCGCGGTCAGCGCTGGAAATACGTTTTCTTTGCCGATGTGGAAAGCGATCTCGAAGATCCCCGCTACGCCCCCCTGCTGGAAAAACTGCACGAAGTCTGTACCAGCTTCCGCATACTGGGCAGCTACCCCACAGGGCCGCAACTGGACCGTCTTGACCTCCACTCGGAAACACCGGAGCAGCCAGCCTCATGA
- a CDS encoding 3-phosphoshikimate 1-carboxyvinyltransferase gives MSQSTTTITEAEKQATVSVTAPASKSVSHRYLIGAALAQGVSTVRHTLESRDLERTRAILCGAGASMETLPESTQASGAWRVTGMGGKPLGGAEGAPLSCDVEESGTTCRLLTAVLAAGEGEFRIHGAPRMHERPIAELTDALKKLGLAATFEGKPDCPPLVLHTKGLDPALCGGEVTLGMDISSQYFSGLLLAAPMGPAPLSVTLGGQKAVSWPYVGLTLQCLTDYGIRFDVETRAEADAPWEMLPPGTWRELKAAHPGCLRVTVHPGAYLAGNYTVEGDWSGASYLLAAGALGLKPVRVEGLRTDSLQGDRAMLGILQRMGARITMTEDSVTVYPSALHGVELDMGDCPDLVPTVAVLAAFAQGSTRISNVAHLRYKESDRISAPAQELAKAGVVIDQLSDGMLIHGLAGRGNGKPDCPRLPEGISLSAHNDHRIAMSLALLGLRQPETNVRDLLDDPLVVRKSFPQFWNIWEQLA, from the coding sequence ATGAGCCAGAGCACCACTACCATCACCGAGGCCGAAAAGCAGGCCACGGTAAGCGTTACCGCCCCCGCTTCCAAATCTGTTTCGCACCGCTATCTTATTGGCGCAGCGCTGGCGCAGGGTGTTTCCACCGTGCGGCATACCCTTGAAAGCCGCGACCTCGAACGCACCCGCGCCATCCTGTGCGGGGCCGGGGCGAGCATGGAAACCCTGCCCGAAAGCACTCAGGCCTCCGGCGCGTGGCGCGTGACTGGTATGGGTGGCAAGCCGCTCGGCGGCGCGGAGGGTGCGCCCCTTTCCTGTGATGTGGAAGAATCCGGCACCACATGTCGGCTGCTTACCGCAGTGCTGGCCGCTGGCGAGGGCGAATTCCGCATTCACGGCGCGCCGCGCATGCACGAAAGGCCCATTGCCGAACTGACGGACGCCCTCAAAAAACTGGGCCTTGCCGCCACATTTGAAGGCAAGCCCGACTGCCCGCCTCTGGTGCTGCACACCAAGGGCCTTGACCCCGCCCTGTGCGGGGGCGAGGTGACCCTGGGCATGGATATTTCTAGCCAGTATTTCTCGGGTCTGCTGCTGGCGGCCCCCATGGGGCCTGCGCCCCTGTCCGTAACGCTTGGCGGGCAAAAAGCCGTCTCCTGGCCCTATGTGGGGCTGACCCTGCAATGCCTGACCGACTACGGCATCCGCTTTGACGTGGAAACCCGCGCCGAGGCCGATGCCCCGTGGGAAATGCTGCCTCCTGGCACATGGCGCGAGCTCAAGGCCGCGCATCCCGGCTGCCTGCGCGTGACAGTCCATCCCGGCGCGTACCTCGCGGGCAACTACACAGTTGAAGGCGACTGGTCTGGCGCGTCCTATCTGCTAGCCGCTGGCGCACTGGGCCTCAAGCCCGTGAGGGTTGAAGGTCTGCGCACTGATTCCCTGCAGGGCGACCGCGCCATGCTGGGCATTTTGCAACGCATGGGCGCGCGCATAACCATGACGGAGGATTCCGTCACTGTGTATCCCTCCGCCCTTCACGGTGTGGAGCTGGACATGGGCGACTGCCCCGACCTCGTTCCCACCGTGGCCGTGTTGGCGGCCTTTGCGCAGGGCTCCACGCGCATCAGCAATGTGGCCCATCTGCGTTATAAAGAATCGGACCGCATCAGCGCCCCGGCGCAAGAGCTTGCCAAGGCTGGCGTGGTCATTGACCAGCTTTCCGACGGCATGCTCATTCACGGCCTGGCCGGACGCGGCAACGGCAAACCGGACTGTCCGCGTCTGCCCGAGGGAATTTCCCTCTCGGCCCACAACGACCACCGCATCGCCATGTCCCTGGCCCTGCTGGGGCTGCGCCAGCCTGAAACAAACGTACGCGACCTGCTGGACGACCCGCTGGTGGTGCGCAAATCCTTTCCGCAATTCTGGAATATCTGGGAGCAACTGGCATGA
- a CDS encoding prephenate dehydrogenase, whose protein sequence is MGAMLLARAKAAGLNVAGVDVPLTPEVLAPACSGADLAIICVPAAVFSEVIATVCPHLFPGAVLADITSVKEIPLQQMEKAWAGSVVGTHPLFGPKPDPQADQPVAIVPGGQAQQSHVELTSGFFTALGCRVFCTTAEKHDKAMASIQNMNFITSLAYFALLAEHEDLLPFLTPSFRRRQNAARKMLTEDARMFAGLFEANPYSYEAVRQYRQMLNLAAAGDIDLLCQRARWWWQEDADHEKT, encoded by the coding sequence ATGGGCGCCATGCTGTTGGCCCGCGCCAAGGCGGCAGGGCTGAACGTGGCAGGCGTGGACGTGCCCCTGACGCCTGAAGTTCTGGCTCCCGCCTGCTCGGGGGCCGATCTGGCCATCATTTGCGTTCCTGCCGCTGTATTCAGCGAGGTTATCGCCACGGTCTGCCCGCATCTGTTCCCTGGGGCTGTGCTGGCGGACATAACGTCGGTAAAGGAAATCCCCCTGCAACAGATGGAAAAGGCCTGGGCCGGGTCAGTGGTGGGCACGCATCCCCTCTTTGGCCCCAAGCCTGACCCGCAGGCAGACCAGCCCGTGGCCATTGTACCCGGGGGACAGGCACAGCAAAGCCATGTGGAACTGACCTCGGGCTTTTTTACAGCTCTTGGCTGCCGTGTATTCTGCACCACGGCTGAAAAGCACGACAAAGCCATGGCCAGCATCCAGAACATGAACTTCATCACCAGCCTGGCGTACTTTGCCCTGCTGGCGGAGCATGAGGATCTGCTGCCCTTTCTTACGCCTTCGTTCCGCCGCCGCCAGAACGCGGCCCGCAAAATGCTGACGGAAGACGCCCGCATGTTCGCCGGGCTGTTTGAGGCCAATCCCTACAGCTACGAAGCTGTGCGCCAATACCGCCAGATGCTCAACCTCGCCGCCGCTGGCGATATTGACCTGCTCTGCCAGCGCGCCCGCTGGTGGTGGCAGGAGGATGCGGACCACGAAAAAACATAG